One Camelina sativa cultivar DH55 chromosome 3, Cs, whole genome shotgun sequence genomic window carries:
- the LOC104778577 gene encoding uncharacterized protein LOC104778577, whose amino-acid sequence MQHIKVKADALTLLGSPMPHEDLTDLILAGLGDEYKPLIEGVHSRDTPISFTELHEKLINRELSLAAAIPPSQSFPITANHVQHRSNNGSHNNKNNTGHNSYFHQHGYDQRVSRPYLGKCQACGMQGHSVKRCLHYRIMSNQQPSTPQQ is encoded by the coding sequence ATGCAACACATCAAGGTCAAAGCAGATGCTCTTACCTTGCTCGGTAGTCCCATGCCTCATGAAGATCTTACAGATCTCATCCTTGCAGGTCTCGGTGATGAATACAAACCACTTATTGAAGGGGTTCATAGTCGTGATACACCCATCTCATTCACTGAGCTTCATGAGAAGCTCATCAATCGAGAACTTTCTCTAGCTGCGGCCATTCCACCATCTCAGTCGTTTCCCATAACGGCGAATCATGTTCAGCACCGCTCCAACAATGGAAgtcacaacaacaagaacaacacgGGCCATAATTCCTACTTTCATCAACATGGATATGACCAACGTGTCTCCCGTCCATATCTTGGCAAGTGTCAGGCTTGTGGGATGCAAGGTCATAGTGTGAAACGATGCCTCCACTATCGTATCATGTCTAACCAGCAGCCTTCTACTCCGCAACAATAA
- the LOC104763678 gene encoding uncharacterized protein LOC104763678 has translation MIICPCKDCRNVVRQLNSVVVEHLVIRGMDEAYKVHSDWYHHGDVKSVDEFQSKPTQWNEEVFELYKAAEFFDQELAFRGDLADQPVGDLSEIAEGEDQQEDEFLAKIRDAETPLYPSCSNHSKLSAIVTLFRIKTHNGWSDKSFNELLQTLPSMLPDGNVFHTSLYDVKKFLKSFHMGYEKIDACVNDCCLFRKKLKKLDKCPKCNASRWKTNKRTNEVKKGVPQKVLRYFPIIPRLKRMFRSEDMAKDLRWHYTNKSTDGKLRHPVDSVTWAQMNEKYPSFAAEERNIRLGLSTDGFNPFNMKNSNYSSWPVLLVNYNLPPHLCMKKENIMLTLLIPGPQQPGNNIDVYLEPLIEDLNHLWKNGELTYDAFSKSTFTLKAMLLWTISDFPAYGNLAGCKVKGKMGCPMCGKNTDSMWLKFSRKHVYMCHRKGLAPTHRYREKKTWFDGKVEHRRKSRILTGHEVHQNLKNFQNDFGNVKKAGMKRKRTVYKEPVFDSDDDESESDEDEEVEVDEDELSRWKKRSILFTLPYWEDLPVRHNLDVMHIEKNVTHSIVSTLLHCGKSKDGLNARKDLQHLGLRKELHPTTKGKRTYLPAAPWSLSKNEKKIFCKRLFHFKGPDGYCSNISRGVSVEECKVGGLKSHDYHVLMQQLLPVALRGLLPKGPRTAILRLCAFFNHLCQRVIDIEVITVLEAEIVETLCMFERFFPPTFFDIMVHLTVHLGREARLGGPVHFRWMYPFERYMKVLKDFVRNPARPEGCIAESYLAEESMLFCNEFLKKTTNVEEKPERNVEYVNSSILEGRPISAGTSFTLTEMEKNIAHLAVIQNTAAFDHYVE, from the coding sequence ATGATAATATGTCCTTGTAAAGACTGTCGTAATGTAGTACGACAGTTAAACAGTGTTGTGGTTGAGCATCTTGTAATAAGAGGGATGGATGAGGCATACAAGGTGCATAgtgattggtatcatcatggagatGTGAAGTCAGTAGATGAATTTCAAAGTAAACCAACTCAGTGGAATGAggaagtttttgagttatataaagcTGCTGAATTTTTTGATCAAGAGTTGGCTTTTAGAGGTGACTTAGCTGACCAACCTGTGGGCGACTTAAGTGAGATTGCAGAGGGTGAGGACCAACAAGAGGATGAGTTCCTTGCAAAGATCCGGGATGCTGAAACCCCACTATACCCTAGCTGTTCAAACCACAGCAAGTTATCGGCTATTGTGACTTTGTTTAGGATTAAGACACATAATGGCTGGTCGGATAAGAGCTTCAATGAACTGCTTCAGACATTGCCAAGCATGTTGCCAGATGGTAATGTCTTTCACACATCATTGTATGAtgtcaagaaatttttaaagagcTTTCATATGGGATATGAAAAGATCGACGCATGTGTTAATGATTGCTGCCTCTTcagaaagaagttaaagaagctTGATAAATGTCCCAAATGTAATGCTTCACGGTGGAAGACTAATAAGCGGACTAATGAGGTAAAGAAAGGTGTCCCACAGAAAGtattaagatattttccaaTTATACCAAGGCTGAAGAGAATGTTCAGATCAGAGGACATGGCTAAGGACTTACGGTGGCATTACACTAACAAGAGCACTGATGGAAAACTTCGACATCCAGTAGATTCTGTTACATGGGCTCAGATGAATGAGAAGTATCCTTCATTTGCAGCTGAAGAAAGGAACATACGGCTTGGGCTGTCCACAGATGGATTTAATCCATTCAACATGAAGAATAGTAATTATAGTAGCTGGCCTGTGCTATTGGTAAACTACAATTTGCCTCCTCACCTTtgtatgaagaaggagaatataATGTTGACATTATTGATTCCTGGTCCACAACAACCAGGTAATAATATTGATGTCTACCTAGAACCTCTTATTGAGGATTTGAATCATCTGTGGAAGAATGGAGAGCTAACGTATGATGCTTTTAGTAAAAGTACATTTACTCTAAAGGCAATGCTTCTCTGGACCATTAGTGATTTTCCTGCGTATGGAAATCTTGCTGGTTGTAAAGTAAAAGGTAAAATGGGATGTCCTATGTGTGGGAAAAATACTGATAGTATGTGGTTGAAGTTTAGCAGGAAACATGTCTACATGTGTCATAGAAAAGGTTTGGCTCCAACACACAGATATAGGGAAAAGAAGACTTGGTTTGATGGAAAAGTTGAGCATAGGAGAAAGTCAAGAATTTTAACTGGTCATGAAGTTCATCAGAATCTGAAAAACTTCCAAAATGATTTCGGAAATGTGAAAAAGGCtgggatgaagagaaagagaactgTCTATAAAGAACCAGTGTttgacagtgatgatgatgaaagtgaatccgatgaagatgaggaagtaGAAGTAGATGAAGATGAGTTATCAAGGTGGAAGAAAAGATCCATTTTATTTACTCTGCCTTATTGGGAGGATCTACCAGTACGGCATAATTTGGATGTAATGCACATAGAAAAGAATGTGACTCACAGCATTGTATCCACATTGTTGCATTGTGGAAAATCTAAGGATGGTCTTAATGCTCGTAAGGATCTTCAACATCTTGGTCTAAGAAAAGAGTTGCATCCTACCACAAAAGGAAAGAGAACATATCTTCCAGCAGCACCTTGGTCTTTGTccaagaatgagaagaagattttttgCAAACGACTATTTCATTTTAAAGGTCCAGATGGATACTGTTCTAATATTTCAAGAGGAGTTTCAGTAGAAGAGTGTAAGGTAGGAGGTCTGAAATCACATGATTATCATGTCTTGATGCAACAGCTTCTCCCGGTTGCACTTAGAGGATTGTTACCAAAAGGTCCTAGAACAGCAATACTACGGCTATGCGCATTCTTCAATCATTTGTGTCAGAGAGTTATTGATATTGAGGTTATTACAGTATTGGAAGCTGAAATTGTAGAAACGCTTTGTATGTTTGAAAGGTTTTTCCCTCCAACCTTCTTTGATATCATGGTACACTTGACTGTTCATCTAGGAAGAGAAGCTAGACTAGGAGGACCTGTGCATTTTAGGTGGATGTACCCATTTGAGAGgtatatgaaagttctaaaagattttgtaaGAAATCCTGCAAGACCAGAGGGTTGTATAGCAGAGTCATATCTTGCAGAAGAAAGCATGCTGTTTTGTAATGAGTTTCTGAAAAAGACAACCAATGTAGAAGAAAAACCTGAGAGGAATGTAGAGTATGTGAACAGCTCTATATTAGAAGGTCGTCCAATATCAGCAGGAACGTCATTCACTCTTACTGAAATGGAGAAGAATATAGCCCATCTTGCTGTCATTCAAAATACAGCTGCCTTTGATCATTATGTGGAGTAA
- the LOC109130205 gene encoding uncharacterized protein LOC109130205 — protein MLAAKPVASPMVPTDRLQLTSGTPLADGSEYRQIFGSLQYFHFTRPDIAFAVNKLSQFMHRPTNIHWLAVKRVLRYLAGTKDRGIFLCRNNTISLHAFSDDDWGGNKDDYTSTGAYIIYLGSHPVAWSSKKQKSVSRSSTEAEYRAVADTTSELCWVVSLLQELGLKFVTQPVIYCDNVGATYLAANPVFHSRMKHVALDYHFIRELVQSGFLRVSHVFTKDQLAGALTKPVSRSLLSVNLSKIGLSSGRSS, from the coding sequence ATGCTTGCTGCGAAACCAGTTGCTTCACCGATGGTGCCCACTGATCGTTTGCAGCTCACTTCTGGCACACCACTTGCTGATGGTTCTGAGTATCGTCAGATTTTTGGTAGCCTGCAGTACTTTCACTTTACGAGGCCGGACATTGCCTTTGCAGTTAACAAGCTCTCGCAATTCATGCATAGGCCTACAAATATTCATTGGCTGGCAGTTAAGAGAGTTCTTCGTTATCTTGCGGGGACCAAAGATCGTGGCATCTTTCTTTGTCGCAACAATACTATTTCCCTTCATGCCTTCTCCGATGATGACTGGGGAGGCAACAAAGATGATTACACTTCGACAGGTGCCTACATTATCTATCTTGGATCTCATCCTGTTGCTTGGTCTTCTAAGAAGCAGAAATCTGTTTCGCGCTCTTCCACAGAGGCCGAATATCGCGCTGTTGCAGACACAACCTCCGAGCTTTGTTGGGTTGTGTCCTTGTTACAAGAGTTGGGTCTGAAGTTCGTCACTCAGCCGGTTATCTACTGTGATAATGTTGGCGCAACGTATCTTGCTGCTAACCCTGTCTTTCACTCCCGTATGAAGCATGTGGCTTTGGATTATCATTTTATTCGTGAATTGGTTCAGTCTGGTTTTCTTCGAGTTTCTCACGTGTTTACCAAGGATCAGCTGGCTGGTGCTTTAACGAAACCGGTGTCTCGTTCTCTTCTATCAGTCAACTTGTCCAAGATTGGTCTTTCTTCTGGTCGttcatcttga